The Lutra lutra chromosome 16, mLutLut1.2, whole genome shotgun sequence genome segment attttttaaaaaatcctttttaaggTGTCAGCATAAGATGGATAAATCTGTCCAGGTTGTAGTTGCAAGAAGGTCTCCAGGCAAGTGCTATTACATTCAACACCCCCCACTTGGAACTCTGGACTAGCAGAAATTACctctaaaatgaggaaactggggtagagcctgcctggctcagttagtggagcattcaactcttaatctcagggtcctggacttGAGCCCCACTTTAGGctagagcttattttaaaaaaataaaaaagaagggggctgggggatgggtgaacctggtagtgggtggagcactgggtgttgtacataaacaatgaatcttggaacactgcatcaaaaactaatggtgtattttatggtgactaataataaataaaatttttaaaaataaataaaaattttaaaaaattaaaaaataaaaaataggggcacccaggtagctcagttggttaagcatctgccttcggctcaggtcctgatcccaggatcctgggatagagccctgccttggggctccctgcccactgaaaagcctgcttctctctcttcctctgcccctcccccccccgcccccgcttgtgttccctctctctctttctctctgactctctccctctctcttatgaataaatgaaatcttcaaattaattaaaataaaatgaggaggcAGAATATATGTCTGAAGCAAGAATCCCAGTACATAAGGCTGTTTTTAATGGGTCCAAGGAATATCGGTCATATTTGTATTAAGGgctatttttttctccacttccttctgACTTGGGTTAAGGGAAACAAGAGGCTCATCGCCCACCTCAGCATACTTTTTACACATAGAGCTGAAGTTCACTCTGGGagtaaaagattttgttttttttttaagattttacttatttatttgacagagatcacaagtaggcagaggcaggcagagagagagggaagcaggctccctgctaggcagagagcccgatgcagggctcgatcccaggaccctgggatcatgacctgagcccaaggcagaggcttaacccactgagccacccaggcaccccaaagatatatttttttttaagacttgatttatttatttgtcagagagagagcaggagcaggggagagggacagagggagaagcagagcctggctgaacaggaagcctgaatccagactcgatcccaggaccctgggattatgacctgagtcaaaggcagatgcttaacccactgagccacccaggcatcccaaaagatatatttttaaaatagcaagttggggcgcctgggtggctcagtgggttaagccgctgccttcggctcaggtcatgatctcggggtcctgggatcgagtcccgcatcgggctctctgctcagcagggagcctgcttccctctctctctctctctgcctgcctctccatctacttgtgatctctctctgtcaaataaataaataaaatctttaaaaaataaaataaaataaaatagcaagttgggggcacctgggtggctcagtgggttaaagcctctgccttcagctcgggtcatgatccagggtcctgggatcaagccccacatgctTGTGCCTCTGCTCAGCACgggccctgcttcctcctctctctctgcctgcctctctgcctacctgtgatctctgtctgtcaaataaataaaatcttcaaaaaaaaaaaaaatagcaggttGGATTTTCCCTCCGATTACAGACACATGCAGACTCACTATAGAATATTTgctaaatacaaagaaaattaaaatcacccaTAGAGTCCCATCTTCCAGATGTCACATAGTTAACATTTGACAATCTGTAGAGTGATCCAGGAAGTCTTCATTGTCCTTGGGGAGAAGAGTCAAGTACATACAAGGGGACTTCTTTTCTCTGGAGTGAGTAAGCACCCAGTGAGACTTGCCAGCAAGAAACCTGAATTCTggtcccccactccacccccactccctcacttgagtctcttaaataaatagatgagaaagacatagattaaaattttaggaaacatcagacaaacccaaagccCATTTCCAAAAATCTTAAATAGATTTCGTTGGGGATAACATCGCAAATTCATTCTAGTTTAGGAATTGATTTTGACACACTAACAGTCATGCTGGGAAAGGAATGGAGGTGAGAAGAAGCTATTTCTTCTAAATGCCAATTCATTTGTGTATATGATTTGGGGGGAAGATCCCAATGATCTAAAACATCACTCCTGAAATCCACCATCTTTAAGAACTCAGTGAAATTCAGCCAACACTTACTGCCTAGGAAGTGATGGGTCCTGTGCTAGGCCCAGGGTGAAGGTTCTAAGCTAAGATTAACATAGATCGGGCATAGTACTTGCCCTCAAGATGAGCAGTCTATAAGGGAGGCAGGCCTGGGAGGCATAAACCATGTGCTAGTGAAATCTACATACATACAAAGTACAGTAAtggcaaagagaaaagaacagttaGGTCTGGAGGTTATTTAGGCAAAGCCGTCCTGAAGGATTCTGCCAAGGGGAAAGTAATCTCGACAGATGCTTGGCTTGGAGGTTAACTCTCCGATTCAGATAAACAgtgaaaaatgatttatttgttttgtctcAACCAAATCTGGCCTACTCCTGAGACCACAATCACAGAACAGACCTAGTTCAAAGGAAAGCTTGGTCCAGAAGGattattgaggggtgcctgggtggctcagtggtttaagcctccaccttcagctcaggtcatgatctcagggtcctgggatcaagccccgcatcaggctctctgctcagcaaggagtctgcttccctccctttctctgcctgcctctctgcctacttgcgatctctctgtcaaataaataagtaaaattttttaaaaataagaggattATTGAAACAGTCCCTTTAGGTCACAAGCATGTGTggtctcttttaaataaaaataatgagtcctggggcacctgagtggtggctcagttggttaagcatctgccttgggctcaggtcatgacctctgctcagcacagagtctgcttcttcctctccctctgtgttctctttcttaaataaataaataaaacatctttaaaaaaagaagaagaagaagaagaagaagaccatCTTTTGGCTAACCCCTACCCCTCCTGAAACTCCCCGTAAGAGCACTGACAGTAAGAGGGCTAAGTATGTCTTTAGGCACTTGTTGGAGGTGGGTAAAGGTGAATGCTCTCTGGCTGGTCTCAAGCAAGTCATATTCTTGTGTGCCTGGGCCTTCAGAGTTAAAGTTTTGAGCTACTACAGCTCATGCCCCGCTCCCCATCCCCCATGTATCATTCCCTGTTTCATTTGGCCACCTTCGACTCTGATGTTATGTGAGATGTCTCTGAAATCTGGCTGGGGTGGCAGCCCTCACCTCAGAGCCAGCTGCTGTCTACCATCCGCTTCTGCCACCAAGTCCCCAGGCTCGGCTTGCAAAGCTAAGCCTCTAGGCCTCCCAGGGCCTGACCCCCCAGCACAGACAACTTGATGTACCTGCTCCCTAGGTTGGTATGTGGGGTCTTCAGGGAAGCATCTTCCTGAGCCCCAGATGCGGTACGACACCGCCAAGGGTATGCTCCCGGACCCCAAGAACACCCACATCGTGGTGAGCTGGATGATCGCGCAGACCGTGACGGCTGTGGCGGGCGTGGTCTCCTCCCCATTTGACACCGTGCGACGGCGCATGATGATGCAGTCGGGGCGCAAAGGAGCGGACATCATGTACAAGGGGACCGTCGATTGCTGGCGGAAGATCTTCAAAGACGAAGGGGGCAAGACCTTCTTCAAGGGCGCGTGGTCCAACGTCCTGAGGGGTATTGGGGGCGCGTTCGTGCTGGTCCTGTATGACGAGCTGAAGAAGGTCATCTAGACGTTCCTCCTCCAGACGCGGGGACCAAGGGAATCCTGTAGAATACTTTTAACTGTTATGGACCATTGATCTTCGAGAAATTCCAGTGTCCTTGTCCCGGCCAGATCACGCGTAGAGGCTTGGGGAAGGTTCCAAAGGGGGCTCATTGTGATCTATCATTGGCACCAGATTCCATGTACTGattatgggggggaggggaatcaCGAGGTTTTGTGGGTCCACAGGCCAGCAGCTCCCTGGCACAGACCTTAGAGTCCAGGTGCTTGTGGGACCCGAGGTgtgtttaagtatttatttaagaaaaaaaaaatcatgtctacCTTTGTACTTAAGCACAAGGGTAGAGTCCTTAGTGGTACTTTCCACTTATTCAACACCCCTCTTACTCTCTAAAACAAAGTGTGGACTTCCAAAAATAAGGATGAACATCTGATAGTTTTATGGTCTTCATACCTGTTCTCCTTTCCTCTATCCTACTGATGTTCCAGTCTGAATAAGTGAGGCCGTTTCCCATTGTTGTTTCTCCATCTCAACTTCAGACTCCTGGTTAAATCTTATCAGTGATCAGTGATTTTCTCTACACTTTGGGTGACCTGCTGGCAAGGCCACTAATATGCTGGAAAGGGGGGTGGGTAGAGAGGGGGCCAGAATACTGTGGGTAAGGGGCAAAAATTTTGTCTGGTTTGCCAGGTTAATGTCTTGGTGTATATGCTTCAACTGATTTCAGATCTTTCCCTTAGCATTCCATTGGCATCTGtcactctccctccctgcctccccatccccatgtTACTTAAGGTAATAGC includes the following:
- the LOC125086679 gene encoding ADP/ATP translocase 3-like, which produces MRYDTAKGMLPDPKNTHIVVSWMIAQTVTAVAGVVSSPFDTVRRRMMMQSGRKGADIMYKGTVDCWRKIFKDEGGKTFFKGAWSNVLRGIGGAFVLVLYDELKKVI